The Austwickia sp. genome includes a region encoding these proteins:
- a CDS encoding transcriptional regulator, which translates to MTASHPHASPPELLVLHAVRVAGMTNEGAVARRTGVAADHVVELLLDEEARGNVSRVSFAGHRGWALSDRGRAEDGRRLAAELDAAGVRDVVAGAHDAFAALNDRVMRACTDWQLRPFGSDRFADNDHLSAAWDGRVLTELARIAPELGALNGVLAGVLARFAGYDVRFAEALPRARTGDVDAVAGVGVGSCHAVWMELHEDLLSTLGIGRGEG; encoded by the coding sequence GTGACCGCCTCACATCCCCACGCTTCGCCTCCCGAGCTGCTGGTGTTGCATGCGGTTCGGGTCGCCGGCATGACCAACGAGGGGGCCGTCGCACGGCGTACCGGCGTCGCCGCCGACCACGTGGTTGAGCTGTTGCTGGACGAGGAGGCCCGCGGGAACGTCTCGCGCGTCTCCTTCGCAGGCCACCGCGGCTGGGCGCTCAGCGATCGCGGTCGCGCCGAGGACGGGCGGCGGCTCGCGGCCGAGCTGGACGCAGCGGGGGTGCGGGACGTGGTGGCGGGCGCGCATGATGCGTTCGCGGCGCTCAACGACCGGGTCATGCGGGCCTGTACGGACTGGCAGCTGCGGCCCTTCGGGAGTGATCGCTTCGCCGACAACGACCACCTCAGCGCCGCCTGGGACGGGCGGGTGCTCACTGAATTGGCTCGGATCGCTCCGGAACTCGGCGCGCTGAATGGCGTGCTGGCGGGCGTCCTGGCGCGGTTCGCTGGCTATGACGTGCGGTTCGCCGAGGCGCTTCCTCGAGCACGCACCGGCGACGTGGACGCTGTCGCGGGCGTCGGCGTCGGGTCGTGTCACGCGGTGTGGATGGAACTTCACGAGGATCTGTTGTCGACGCTCGGGATCGGACGGGGGGAAGGATGA
- a CDS encoding S9 family peptidase, producing the protein MPTPPKIAARPHERCLHGDRTIDEYAWLAAKSGNRVDPEVVAHLEAENAYCAAVTADQEELRRAIVGEIKARTKETDLSVPVAYRGWWYYSRTQEGKQYAAECRVRVEPGQPRPAPEPGQPWPGEQVLVDGDVEARGGDYFALGACEVSSDGELVAFAVDREGDERFDVVVRRIADGQVVDEGLRGVGYGLVWSADSTYVVYTRVDEAWRPYQVWRHEIGADPATDTLLLQEDDERFWLGIGSSRDDRWLVVAAGSKTTSECWLGSLEATAAEGPVLVSVAGRVSGWEYDVEPAGDGLLVTHNAASPDFEVSWAPAPGIPREDWLPWLAPADGVRYLGVEAFAGHVVVTLREGGLPRLRLARRTGPGLPGLGEPTPLVPDEELFAIGTESNPEWSAGTVRVLHESFVTPKTLAEVDVATDAWTVLKRQEVLGGYDATAYVQRREWVRAADGVAVPLSLVHRAGVEPDGTAPVILYGYGAYEASMDPWFSIFRLSLLDRGVVFAVAHVRGGGELGRAWYDAGKLAAKPTTFTDMVACARHLHERGWCAPDRLAIQGGSAGGLTVGATLNLAPELFVAAHADVPFVDALTSMLDESLPLTVAEWEEWGDPLHDAAAYACMRSYTPYENIQPVAYPTILATTSLNDTRVLVAEPAKWVARLRAVATQDQEARPILLRTEMVAGHGGKSGRYDAWEQYAFEAAFLLTALGATELR; encoded by the coding sequence ATGCCGACGCCCCCGAAGATCGCCGCTCGCCCCCACGAGCGTTGCCTCCACGGCGATCGCACCATCGATGAGTATGCATGGCTCGCAGCCAAATCCGGCAATCGCGTGGATCCCGAGGTGGTGGCCCATCTCGAGGCCGAGAACGCCTACTGCGCGGCGGTCACTGCGGATCAGGAGGAGCTGCGACGGGCGATCGTCGGCGAGATCAAGGCGCGCACGAAGGAGACTGACCTGTCCGTGCCGGTCGCCTACCGCGGCTGGTGGTACTACTCGCGCACCCAGGAGGGCAAGCAGTACGCCGCGGAGTGCCGGGTACGGGTCGAGCCGGGGCAGCCGCGGCCGGCGCCGGAGCCGGGGCAGCCCTGGCCCGGCGAGCAGGTGCTTGTCGACGGTGACGTCGAGGCGCGCGGTGGGGACTACTTCGCGCTTGGGGCCTGCGAGGTGAGCAGCGACGGCGAGCTGGTGGCCTTCGCGGTGGACCGCGAGGGCGACGAACGGTTCGACGTGGTGGTCCGCCGCATCGCCGATGGTCAGGTGGTCGACGAGGGCCTGCGCGGGGTCGGTTACGGCCTGGTGTGGTCCGCCGACTCGACGTACGTCGTCTACACCCGGGTGGACGAGGCCTGGCGTCCGTACCAGGTGTGGCGCCACGAGATCGGCGCCGATCCGGCGACGGACACGCTGCTGCTGCAGGAGGACGACGAGCGGTTCTGGCTGGGGATCGGCAGCTCGCGGGACGACCGCTGGCTCGTCGTCGCGGCGGGCTCGAAGACGACGAGCGAGTGCTGGCTGGGGTCGCTGGAGGCGACGGCGGCGGAGGGTCCAGTGCTGGTCTCGGTGGCGGGCCGGGTGAGCGGGTGGGAGTACGACGTGGAGCCGGCGGGCGACGGCCTGCTGGTGACGCACAACGCCGCCTCGCCCGACTTCGAGGTCAGCTGGGCGCCGGCGCCGGGCATACCGCGCGAGGACTGGCTGCCGTGGCTGGCCCCGGCCGACGGGGTGCGCTATCTCGGGGTGGAGGCCTTCGCCGGGCACGTCGTCGTGACCCTGCGGGAGGGTGGGCTGCCGCGGCTGCGCCTCGCCCGCCGCACCGGGCCGGGCCTGCCCGGGTTGGGCGAGCCGACGCCGCTGGTGCCGGACGAGGAGCTGTTCGCGATCGGCACGGAGTCGAATCCGGAGTGGTCGGCGGGCACGGTGCGGGTGCTGCACGAGTCGTTCGTGACGCCCAAGACGCTGGCCGAGGTCGACGTGGCCACCGACGCGTGGACGGTGCTGAAGCGGCAGGAGGTGCTGGGCGGGTACGACGCGACGGCGTACGTGCAGCGCCGCGAGTGGGTGCGGGCTGCGGACGGGGTGGCGGTGCCGCTCTCTCTTGTGCACCGGGCCGGGGTCGAGCCGGACGGGACGGCGCCGGTGATCCTCTACGGCTACGGCGCGTACGAGGCCAGCATGGACCCCTGGTTCTCCATCTTCCGGCTCTCGCTGCTGGACCGCGGGGTGGTCTTCGCCGTGGCGCACGTGCGCGGTGGCGGGGAGCTGGGGCGGGCCTGGTACGACGCGGGCAAGCTGGCCGCCAAGCCGACCACGTTCACGGACATGGTGGCCTGCGCGCGGCACCTGCACGAGCGGGGCTGGTGCGCGCCGGACCGGCTGGCCATCCAGGGCGGCTCCGCGGGCGGCCTGACGGTGGGGGCCACGCTGAACCTGGCGCCGGAGCTGTTCGTCGCGGCCCACGCGGACGTGCCTTTCGTGGACGCGCTGACCTCGATGTTGGACGAGTCGCTGCCGCTGACGGTGGCCGAGTGGGAGGAGTGGGGCGACCCGCTGCACGACGCCGCGGCGTACGCCTGCATGCGGTCCTACACGCCGTACGAGAACATCCAGCCCGTCGCCTACCCCACCATCCTCGCGACGACCAGCCTCAACGACACCCGCGTGCTGGTGGCCGAGCCGGCGAAATGGGTGGCACGGCTGCGCGCCGTGGCGACCCAGGACCAGGAGGCGCGGCCGATCCTGCTGCGCACCGAGATGGTGGCGGGGCACGGCGGCAAGAGCGGGCGGTACGACGCCTGGGAGCAATACGCGTTCGAGGCGGCCTTCCTGCTGACGGCGCTGGGAGCGACCGAGCTGCGGTGA
- a CDS encoding YggT family protein — translation MTTARLLIAWLLNIYLMLLLIRLVFDWIQMFARDWRPRGPLLVVAEAVYSATDPPLRAVRKVIPPLRLGGVALDLSFMVVIFAVYLLRGLVA, via the coding sequence ATGACCACCGCGCGTCTCTTGATTGCCTGGCTGCTCAACATCTATCTGATGCTGCTGCTGATCCGGCTCGTCTTCGACTGGATCCAGATGTTCGCGCGGGACTGGCGTCCCCGGGGGCCGCTGCTCGTGGTGGCCGAGGCGGTCTACAGCGCCACGGACCCGCCGCTGCGCGCCGTGCGCAAGGTGATCCCGCCCCTGCGCCTCGGCGGGGTCGCCCTCGACCTGTCGTTCATGGTGGTCATCTTCGCGGTCTATCTGCTGCGCGGGCTCGTGGCCTAG
- a CDS encoding SDR family oxidoreductase yields the protein MRHAPTLDGSASAPSHRLLHGRVLLTGATGFLGQAILERLLSEHPATAIDVLIRPAQGASAQARLDELTRKPAFAPWRARVGDVRADAILRDRVTALPGSLGDAADLLANRPPYDVVLHAAGDVTFRPCLTDAFATNVAGPQALYEALCGAVGAAAPAPAPAPAPAPAPAAAPDVRQPARPVPHIVHVSTAYVWTDRVPFGLETRLPHELDWRAELEHATRSAAAIGQAADARRIFQTVAGAGPAHPRLGAARSRWVRDRLVAEGLERARERGWTDAYTYTKALGERVAEQVCAPAPVTIVRPTIIESALHHPFPGWLDGFKVTDPMIVAYAKGRLPAFPGAPELVLDIVPVDIVVNAILAAARRPPTPGRPRYLHVGTSVSNPLRLEDLRRITQRYFAEHPWADRDGRAVRPRPFRFVSPAAMRRHLTRTTRWTERILPLTKRLPRAIGGPARARLVRTARRLASAREFVVLYEPYSCSSTRYDDAGLRALDTARPAAERRREPLDVAAWRWEDYLGGVHLPAVRRLMTESTTRPTAPAPRAAPTTAPTVAPAAAAVDTRAS from the coding sequence GTGCGCCACGCACCGACGCTCGACGGCTCCGCATCCGCTCCGTCGCATCGACTCCTGCACGGACGCGTCCTGCTCACCGGCGCGACGGGATTCCTCGGCCAGGCGATCCTCGAACGCCTGCTGTCGGAGCATCCCGCCACGGCGATCGACGTGCTCATCCGGCCAGCGCAGGGCGCCTCGGCGCAGGCCCGGCTCGACGAGCTGACCCGAAAGCCGGCGTTCGCCCCCTGGCGCGCCCGGGTCGGCGACGTCCGGGCCGACGCGATCCTGCGGGATCGCGTGACGGCGCTGCCCGGATCCCTCGGCGACGCCGCCGACCTCCTGGCCAACCGGCCGCCGTACGATGTCGTCCTGCACGCCGCCGGCGACGTGACGTTCCGGCCCTGTCTCACCGACGCCTTCGCGACGAACGTGGCCGGTCCGCAGGCCCTCTACGAGGCACTCTGCGGTGCCGTTGGTGCCGCCGCACCCGCACCCGCACCCGCACCCGCGCCCGCGCCCGCGCCCGCGGCCGCGCCCGACGTCAGGCAGCCGGCTCGGCCGGTGCCGCACATCGTGCACGTGTCGACGGCCTACGTCTGGACCGACCGGGTGCCCTTCGGGCTGGAGACGAGGCTGCCCCACGAGCTGGATTGGCGCGCCGAACTCGAGCACGCCACCCGCAGCGCCGCCGCCATCGGCCAGGCCGCCGACGCTCGCCGCATCTTCCAGACCGTCGCCGGGGCGGGACCCGCGCACCCGCGGCTCGGCGCGGCGCGCTCCCGCTGGGTCCGCGACCGGCTCGTCGCGGAGGGCCTGGAGCGGGCCCGGGAGCGCGGCTGGACCGACGCCTACACCTACACCAAGGCGCTGGGCGAGCGGGTGGCGGAACAGGTCTGCGCGCCGGCGCCGGTGACGATCGTGCGGCCCACCATCATCGAGAGCGCCCTGCACCACCCCTTCCCCGGATGGCTCGACGGTTTCAAGGTGACGGACCCGATGATCGTCGCCTACGCGAAGGGCCGATTGCCGGCCTTCCCCGGGGCTCCCGAGCTCGTGCTCGACATCGTTCCCGTCGACATCGTCGTCAACGCGATCCTCGCGGCGGCGCGCCGACCGCCGACCCCGGGCCGCCCGCGCTATCTGCACGTGGGCACGAGCGTGTCCAATCCGCTGCGCTTGGAGGATCTGCGTCGGATCACGCAGCGCTACTTCGCGGAGCATCCCTGGGCGGACCGGGACGGCCGGGCGGTGCGGCCGCGCCCCTTCCGATTCGTGTCGCCGGCGGCGATGCGGCGCCATCTGACCCGGACGACGCGGTGGACCGAGCGGATCCTGCCGCTGACGAAGCGTCTCCCCCGCGCCATAGGCGGCCCGGCCCGGGCGCGCCTCGTGCGAACCGCGCGGCGGCTCGCCTCGGCCCGCGAGTTCGTCGTCCTGTACGAGCCCTACAGCTGCTCATCGACGCGGTACGACGACGCGGGCCTGCGGGCCCTCGACACGGCCCGGCCGGCGGCCGAACGCCGTCGCGAGCCGCTCGACGTGGCGGCCTGGCGCTGGGAGGACTACCTCGGCGGCGTGCACCTGCCCGCGGTGCGTCGGCTGATGACCGAGTCAACGACCCGTCCCACAGCCCCGGCGCCGCGAGCCGCACCAACCACCGCACCGACGGTCGCACCCGCAGCCGCCGCGGTCGACACGCGCGCGAGCTGA
- a CDS encoding DivIVA domain-containing protein: MALTPEDVLNKNFTATQFRRGYDEQEVDDFLDEVVVELRRLLGENAELRRKIDSGGGVIQDVARPAPGGPAGADDTAVLEAEAAAKAEVERIQRESEERIAKARSGAEQAEKEAADRIAKANADAEDAERAAAAAAQAADEARASDAAPAADGAAPAPLVAPTPAGAADAAGVIAMAQKLHDEYVSQGKAEHDRLLGEATQQREAMLADATGQRDQMLAEATDQRDRLVGEAQSRHDELIGTAEARHAELLSTAQSEHDRLVSEANETHERLITEARERSTGMLAEAQQKRQTIVEELERTQSALTARISELRQFEQDYRARLRTFLEGQLHSLTTADSVAPDDAGRPDQEGDSSAEAAEAAEAGE; the protein is encoded by the coding sequence ATGGCGCTCACGCCCGAAGATGTCCTGAACAAGAACTTCACAGCCACGCAGTTCCGGCGTGGTTACGACGAGCAGGAAGTGGACGACTTCCTTGACGAGGTCGTGGTGGAGCTGCGCCGGTTGTTGGGGGAGAACGCCGAGTTGCGCCGCAAGATCGACTCGGGTGGGGGCGTCATCCAGGACGTCGCGCGGCCGGCCCCCGGCGGCCCCGCGGGGGCCGACGACACGGCGGTCCTCGAGGCCGAGGCGGCGGCCAAGGCAGAGGTGGAACGGATCCAACGCGAGTCCGAGGAGCGCATCGCCAAGGCCCGCAGCGGCGCCGAGCAGGCCGAGAAGGAGGCCGCGGACCGGATCGCCAAGGCCAACGCCGACGCGGAGGACGCCGAACGAGCGGCCGCGGCCGCGGCGCAGGCGGCCGACGAGGCGCGGGCCTCGGACGCTGCCCCGGCGGCGGACGGTGCGGCGCCGGCACCGCTGGTGGCCCCGACGCCCGCGGGCGCTGCGGATGCGGCCGGGGTCATCGCCATGGCCCAGAAGCTGCACGACGAATATGTCTCCCAAGGCAAGGCCGAGCACGATCGTCTCCTCGGCGAGGCGACTCAACAGCGCGAGGCCATGCTCGCCGACGCGACGGGTCAGCGCGACCAGATGCTGGCCGAGGCGACCGACCAGCGCGACCGGTTGGTCGGCGAGGCGCAGAGCCGTCACGACGAGCTCATCGGCACGGCCGAGGCGCGCCACGCCGAGCTGCTCAGCACGGCGCAGAGCGAGCACGACCGGCTGGTCAGCGAGGCCAACGAGACCCACGAGCGGTTGATCACGGAGGCCCGCGAGCGTTCCACCGGGATGCTGGCCGAGGCTCAGCAGAAGCGTCAGACGATCGTGGAGGAGCTGGAGCGCACCCAGTCGGCGCTTACCGCGCGGATCTCGGAGCTGCGCCAGTTCGAGCAGGACTACCGCGCCCGACTGCGCACGTTCCTCGAGGGTCAGCTGCACTCGTTGACGACGGCGGATTCCGTCGCCCCCGACGACGCCGGCCGGCCGGACCAGGAGGGCGACAGCTCCGCTGAGGCCGCCGAGGCCGCGGAGGCGGGGGAGTAG
- a CDS encoding cell division protein SepF translates to MGFFREASVYLGLRDDDRRFEDDDARDLPPVRAERPMSGAPVSHGATAVALQDEDHDLEPVHHAEVTPLRRAPVAQVINEVEVSAVNRITTIHPRTYNDARSIGEAFREGTPVIMNLTDLDDSDAKRLVDFAAGLVFGLQGAIERVTNKVFLLSPANVEITSEDGETSKAGRGLFNQS, encoded by the coding sequence ATGGGTTTCTTCCGCGAGGCGAGCGTCTACCTCGGGCTTCGTGACGACGACCGACGGTTCGAGGATGACGACGCTCGCGACCTGCCGCCGGTCCGCGCCGAGCGACCGATGAGCGGGGCGCCCGTGTCGCACGGCGCCACCGCGGTCGCGCTGCAGGATGAGGATCACGACCTGGAGCCCGTGCACCACGCCGAAGTGACCCCGCTGCGCCGGGCCCCGGTCGCTCAGGTGATCAACGAGGTGGAGGTCAGCGCAGTGAATCGCATTACCACCATTCACCCGCGGACCTACAACGACGCGCGCAGCATCGGGGAGGCGTTCCGCGAGGGCACCCCAGTCATCATGAACCTCACCGACCTCGACGACTCGGACGCGAAGCGGCTGGTGGACTTCGCGGCGGGCCTGGTGTTCGGATTGCAGGGCGCCATCGAGCGCGTGACCAACAAGGTGTTCCTGCTCTCCCCGGCCAACGTCGAGATCACCAGCGAGGACGGCGAGACCTCCAAGGCCGGCCGGGGGCTGTTCAACCAGAGCTGA
- a CDS encoding DNA-binding protein → MNAMPALHHERAAALAAAREHLARAGAADLPDFPWTPGRVPHADATLIRFALWRAEQGGLDVPADLHAALQLVDSARAELDALEAGLLFLARSEGLTWPQIADHLGVRSPQAAQQRFDRTSSRAGGSAPSDDAPTSGRP, encoded by the coding sequence ATGAACGCCATGCCTGCCCTTCATCACGAGCGTGCGGCCGCGCTGGCCGCGGCGCGCGAGCACCTCGCGCGGGCCGGGGCCGCGGACCTGCCCGACTTCCCGTGGACCCCGGGGCGGGTGCCGCACGCCGACGCCACACTGATCCGGTTCGCCCTGTGGCGGGCCGAGCAGGGCGGCCTCGACGTGCCCGCGGACCTGCACGCCGCGCTGCAGCTGGTCGACTCCGCGCGGGCCGAGCTCGACGCGCTGGAGGCAGGATTGCTGTTCCTGGCGCGCTCGGAGGGGCTGACCTGGCCGCAGATCGCCGACCATCTCGGAGTGCGCTCGCCGCAGGCGGCGCAACAACGGTTCGACCGTACGTCGTCGCGGGCCGGCGGCTCGGCGCCTTCGGATGACGCGCCCACCAGCGGCCGGCCGTGA
- a CDS encoding TraR/DksA C4-type zinc finger protein: MPGTKQPATDAPQHDDLSWLPLRDGEEPWTAADLDEVRTELFAEKERLEQDLAESEMDLQDLMRDYGGGSGDDSADTGGKVLEREQELTLTNNSRTLLAQTERALERLVDHTYGSCESCAQPIGKLRLQAFPRATLCVSCKQKQERR; the protein is encoded by the coding sequence ATGCCCGGGACCAAGCAACCGGCGACGGACGCGCCGCAGCACGACGATCTGTCGTGGCTGCCGCTTCGCGACGGCGAGGAGCCATGGACCGCGGCCGACTTGGATGAGGTCCGCACCGAACTCTTCGCCGAGAAGGAGCGCCTGGAACAGGACCTGGCCGAGTCGGAGATGGACCTGCAGGACCTGATGCGGGACTACGGCGGGGGCTCGGGGGACGACTCGGCAGATACCGGGGGCAAGGTCCTGGAGCGAGAGCAGGAACTGACGCTGACCAACAACTCGCGGACGCTGCTGGCACAGACCGAGCGGGCGCTGGAGCGGCTGGTGGACCACACCTACGGGTCGTGCGAGAGCTGCGCGCAGCCCATCGGGAAGCTTCGCCTGCAGGCATTTCCGCGCGCCACGCTGTGCGTCTCGTGCAAGCAGAAGCAGGAACGGCGCTGA
- a CDS encoding YggS family pyridoxal phosphate-dependent enzyme has product MAGSGTAPDGAARERAGQLAAGLAAVRRRIDTACAAEDRDPATITLVVVTKFFPASDLRLLAELGVRDIGENKDQEAARKLAELGAADPSGRAALTTHFIGQLQTNKAGSVASYADVVHSLDRDRLVAALAKGARRAARELDVLIQVSLDGTEGRGGVAPEGVLALAGEVAATPGLRLRGVMAVAPLQADPDAAFARLAEVSSELRVAHPEARAISAGMSADLEQAVRHGATHLRVGSAILGSRPLTR; this is encoded by the coding sequence ATGGCCGGCAGCGGAACCGCCCCCGACGGGGCCGCGCGGGAGCGGGCCGGCCAATTGGCCGCGGGACTCGCAGCCGTACGCCGTCGCATCGACACGGCCTGTGCGGCCGAAGACCGGGACCCGGCCACGATAACGCTGGTCGTGGTGACCAAGTTCTTCCCAGCGAGCGACCTGCGGCTCCTGGCTGAGCTCGGCGTCCGCGACATCGGCGAGAACAAGGACCAGGAGGCGGCCCGCAAGCTCGCCGAGCTCGGCGCCGCGGATCCGTCGGGCCGGGCCGCGCTGACCACTCACTTCATCGGCCAACTGCAGACGAACAAGGCGGGCTCGGTGGCGTCGTACGCCGACGTCGTGCACTCCCTCGATCGGGACCGGCTGGTCGCGGCGTTGGCCAAGGGCGCCCGGCGCGCCGCGCGGGAGCTCGACGTCCTCATCCAGGTGTCCCTGGACGGCACCGAAGGCCGCGGCGGCGTCGCGCCCGAGGGGGTCCTGGCGCTGGCGGGTGAGGTGGCGGCGACGCCGGGCCTGCGGCTGCGTGGCGTGATGGCGGTCGCGCCCCTGCAGGCCGATCCCGACGCCGCGTTCGCGCGGCTGGCCGAGGTGTCGAGCGAGCTGCGCGTCGCCCATCCGGAGGCCCGGGCGATCTCGGCCGGGATGTCGGCGGACCTGGAGCAGGCCGTGCGGCATGGGGCGACACACCTGCGTGTCGGGAGCGCAATCCTGGGTTCGCGCCCGCTGACCAGATAG
- the lspA gene encoding signal peptidase II: MFGVLAIAVLVYTLDRVTKTWALENLTPGVRQPWLGEVLQLHLIFNPGAAFSFGTSATWVFTIIQATVAVGILAVAPRLRSKAWAVGGGLALGGALGNLTDRLTREPGFGVGHVVDFLELPHWPIFNIADSAIVAAAVLVAGATMAGVGAFGRDEPGASLRRPTAPDVPAGETGGPRA, translated from the coding sequence CTGTTCGGGGTCCTGGCGATCGCGGTGCTCGTCTACACGCTCGACCGAGTCACCAAGACCTGGGCCCTGGAGAATCTCACCCCCGGGGTGCGGCAACCCTGGCTGGGGGAGGTCCTGCAGCTGCACCTGATCTTCAACCCGGGCGCCGCCTTCTCGTTCGGGACCAGCGCGACCTGGGTGTTCACGATCATTCAGGCGACCGTAGCCGTCGGCATCCTCGCCGTGGCCCCCCGCCTACGGTCAAAGGCCTGGGCCGTCGGCGGTGGCCTGGCCCTCGGCGGCGCCCTGGGCAATCTCACCGATCGACTGACGCGGGAGCCGGGGTTCGGCGTGGGCCACGTCGTGGACTTCCTGGAGCTGCCGCACTGGCCCATCTTCAACATCGCCGACTCGGCGATCGTCGCTGCGGCCGTGCTGGTGGCGGGCGCCACGATGGCCGGTGTCGGCGCCTTCGGCCGCGACGAGCCCGGCGCGTCGCTGCGGCGTCCCACCGCGCCCGACGTACCGGCGGGCGAGACCGGCGGCCCGCGTGCCTGA
- a CDS encoding PIN domain-containing protein, producing MTLLVDTSVWSLALRRDEASTAPEVEELRRALAGGDLVATTGLILQEVLQGAVPARVREQIADRFAALTLISPDRADHVGAAELRNTCRRAGVQIGTIDALIAQLCLGRGLTLLTTDRDFRHAARHVPLRVWSAPAH from the coding sequence GTGACGCTCTTGGTCGACACGAGCGTGTGGTCGCTGGCGCTGCGGCGGGACGAGGCTTCGACCGCGCCCGAAGTGGAGGAACTCAGGAGGGCGCTCGCTGGCGGAGACCTTGTCGCGACGACAGGCCTGATCCTGCAGGAGGTCCTGCAGGGCGCCGTGCCAGCGCGAGTCCGTGAGCAGATCGCCGACCGGTTTGCGGCGTTGACCCTCATCTCGCCCGATCGCGCGGACCATGTGGGTGCGGCGGAGCTGCGCAACACCTGCCGCCGCGCCGGGGTCCAGATCGGCACGATCGACGCGCTGATAGCTCAGCTGTGCCTCGGTCGAGGCCTGACGCTCCTCACCACGGACCGGGACTTCCGCCATGCGGCGCGGCACGTGCCCCTGCGGGTCTGGTCCGCCCCCGCGCACTGA
- a CDS encoding type II toxin-antitoxin system VapB family antitoxin: protein MATNLAIDPALLDRALAVGGERTKKATVTRALEEYIARREQTKLLALLGTVDWDESYDYKAERSR, encoded by the coding sequence ATGGCCACCAATCTCGCCATCGACCCCGCCTTGCTCGACCGCGCGCTCGCCGTCGGTGGCGAGCGCACCAAGAAGGCGACGGTGACCCGGGCCCTGGAGGAGTACATCGCGCGTCGCGAGCAGACCAAGCTCCTCGCACTGCTCGGGACGGTGGACTGGGATGAGAGTTACGACTACAAGGCCGAGCGGTCCCGGTGA
- a CDS encoding RluA family pseudouridine synthase, which yields MPDVRTLPVPDGLEGERVDAALARLFGLSRTKAADLAADGRVRLDGRSVAKSDRLRGGALLEVSLPEPGQPPGLEVIAEPVPGMRIVHDDDHIVVVDKPVGVAAHPSVGWSGPTVVGGLAAAGYRISTSGASERRGIVSRLDVGTSGLMVVCKSEYAYTMLKRAFRNRTVDKTYHALVQGLPDPVVGTIDAPIGRHPAYDYKYAVMKSGKPAVTHYEVVEAFGPASLLEVHLETGRTHQIRVHFAAVRHPCCGDPLYGCDPVLSKRLGLDRQWLHATGLGFEHPGSGDWVTFTSTYPEDLQRALDVLSA from the coding sequence GTGCCTGACGTGCGCACGCTGCCCGTGCCGGACGGGCTGGAGGGCGAACGCGTGGACGCCGCCCTCGCGCGGCTGTTCGGCCTGTCCCGCACGAAGGCGGCGGACCTGGCAGCGGACGGGAGGGTCCGGCTCGACGGCCGCTCGGTCGCGAAGTCGGACCGCCTGCGCGGGGGTGCCCTCCTCGAGGTGAGCCTGCCGGAGCCGGGGCAGCCCCCCGGGCTGGAGGTGATCGCCGAGCCCGTGCCGGGCATGCGGATCGTGCACGACGACGACCACATCGTCGTGGTCGACAAGCCGGTCGGCGTGGCCGCGCACCCCAGCGTGGGCTGGTCCGGGCCCACCGTCGTGGGTGGCCTGGCCGCGGCCGGCTACCGAATCTCGACCAGCGGCGCGAGCGAGCGCCGCGGCATCGTGAGCCGGTTGGACGTGGGCACGTCGGGGTTGATGGTCGTGTGCAAGAGCGAATACGCCTACACGATGCTCAAGCGGGCGTTCCGCAATCGCACCGTGGACAAGACCTACCACGCGCTGGTGCAGGGCCTCCCCGATCCGGTGGTCGGCACCATCGACGCACCGATCGGGCGGCACCCGGCGTACGACTACAAGTACGCCGTGATGAAGTCCGGCAAGCCCGCGGTCACGCACTACGAGGTGGTCGAGGCGTTCGGTCCCGCGAGCCTGCTGGAGGTCCATCTGGAGACGGGCCGGACCCATCAAATTCGCGTCCACTTCGCGGCCGTGCGGCACCCCTGTTGCGGGGACCCGCTCTACGGCTGCGACCCGGTGCTGAGCAAGCGGCTCGGGCTGGACCGGCAGTGGCTGCACGCCACCGGGCTCGGCTTCGAGCACCCCGGCTCGGGGGATTGGGTGACGTTCACCAGCACCTATCCCGAGGACCTCCAGCGGGCGTTGGACGTCTTGTCCGCCTGA